One window of Legionella pneumophila subsp. pneumophila str. Philadelphia 1 genomic DNA carries:
- the pdhA gene encoding pyruvate dehydrogenase (acetyl-transferring) E1 component subunit alpha, whose translation MTTVAQFEITYTQYLNEQGKLVAELPPFADNQSILKELYKIMVLTRTFDKKAIALQRTGKMGTYAPINGQEAISTAIGHALKPEDVLVPYYRDYAAQFQRGVKMSEILAFWGGDERGSHYSNNAEDLPICVPIASQCLHAAGVAFAFKYRNQPRVAVVCIGEGGTSEGDFYEAMNVAGAWKLPVVFVVNNNKWAISVPIEKQTGSQTIAQKAIAAGFSGVQIDGNDIFAARQVIGDAIEKARQGGGPTLIEALTYRLCDHTTADDATRYQPSHEVEEAKAKEPIVRFKHYLMQQNIWTSQDEEKLVIECSETVEKAVEEYLNTKPQPVSSIFDYHYAELPEYLIEQRAIAMEEYSHA comes from the coding sequence ATGACAACTGTTGCTCAATTTGAAATAACATACACACAATACCTGAATGAACAAGGTAAGTTGGTCGCTGAATTACCTCCATTCGCAGATAATCAATCCATACTTAAAGAATTGTATAAAATCATGGTACTCACCCGTACTTTTGATAAAAAAGCAATTGCATTACAAAGAACAGGGAAAATGGGAACCTATGCGCCAATTAATGGCCAGGAAGCTATTTCGACTGCAATTGGGCATGCTCTTAAACCTGAAGATGTACTTGTACCTTATTACAGAGATTATGCCGCTCAATTTCAGAGAGGCGTTAAAATGTCAGAGATACTCGCCTTTTGGGGAGGGGATGAGCGAGGAAGTCATTATTCTAATAATGCCGAAGATTTGCCTATTTGTGTCCCAATTGCATCTCAATGTTTGCATGCCGCAGGAGTCGCATTTGCCTTCAAATACAGAAACCAACCAAGAGTAGCTGTGGTATGTATTGGAGAAGGAGGCACTTCAGAAGGTGATTTTTACGAAGCCATGAATGTGGCTGGGGCATGGAAATTACCAGTGGTCTTCGTAGTAAATAATAACAAATGGGCGATTTCTGTGCCTATAGAGAAACAAACTGGCTCACAAACAATAGCCCAAAAAGCGATTGCTGCTGGTTTTTCTGGCGTTCAAATAGACGGTAATGATATTTTTGCTGCAAGACAGGTTATAGGGGATGCTATTGAAAAGGCTCGTCAAGGTGGTGGACCTACTCTAATCGAAGCCTTAACCTATCGCTTGTGCGACCATACAACGGCTGATGATGCAACACGCTATCAGCCTTCTCATGAAGTAGAGGAGGCAAAAGCCAAAGAGCCTATTGTTCGTTTTAAACACTATTTAATGCAACAAAATATTTGGACATCTCAGGATGAAGAAAAGCTGGTTATAGAATGCAGTGAAACGGTGGAAAAAGCAGTAGAGGAATATTTGAATACCAAACCTCAGCCTGTTAGCAGCATTTTTGATTATCATTACGCAGAATTACCAGAATATTTAATTGAACAACGCGCAATAGCCATGGAGGAGTATTCTCATGCCTGA
- a CDS encoding alpha-ketoacid dehydrogenase subunit beta translates to MPDITLVEAVTQALAYELAHDENVVVFGEDVGKNGGVFRATVGLQDRFGENRVFDTPLAESMIAGLAVGMSIQGLKPVAEFQFMGFIYPAMNQIISHAARMRNRTRGRLHCPLVYRAPFGGGIRAPEHHSESTEALFAHIPGLQVVIPSSPKRAYGLLLAAIRNPDPVIFLEPKRIYRLVKQPVPDDGQALPLGKCFTLQQGDDLTLISWGASMHETLQAAKQLTDEGISCDVIDVATIKPLDIETILSSVEKTGRCVIVHEGAKTCGVGAEISAQIMEHCMADLLAPVQRVTGYDTVMPYFQLEKQYIPSIARIKNTVMSIME, encoded by the coding sequence ATGCCTGATATTACTTTAGTTGAAGCTGTTACTCAGGCTTTGGCGTATGAGTTAGCTCATGATGAAAATGTAGTAGTCTTTGGCGAAGATGTTGGTAAAAATGGTGGAGTATTTCGAGCTACTGTAGGTTTACAAGACAGATTCGGAGAAAATAGAGTTTTTGATACTCCATTAGCAGAATCGATGATAGCAGGCCTGGCTGTTGGAATGTCCATTCAAGGCTTAAAACCTGTTGCTGAATTTCAATTCATGGGTTTTATTTATCCAGCCATGAATCAGATCATATCTCATGCAGCGCGTATGCGTAACAGAACCAGAGGTCGCTTACATTGCCCTTTGGTTTATCGTGCTCCGTTTGGTGGTGGAATCAGAGCACCGGAGCATCATTCTGAAAGTACAGAAGCATTATTTGCTCATATTCCGGGTTTGCAAGTGGTTATTCCCTCTTCTCCAAAACGTGCTTATGGTCTGTTGTTGGCCGCTATACGTAACCCTGATCCCGTTATCTTTCTTGAACCAAAACGAATTTATCGCTTGGTCAAACAACCTGTTCCAGATGATGGACAAGCCTTACCGTTAGGTAAATGTTTTACCCTGCAACAGGGAGATGATCTGACATTAATTAGCTGGGGAGCCAGTATGCATGAAACCTTACAGGCAGCCAAACAATTAACTGATGAAGGTATTTCCTGTGATGTTATTGATGTAGCAACAATCAAGCCTCTGGATATAGAAACTATTTTAAGTTCTGTAGAAAAAACAGGACGTTGCGTCATAGTGCATGAAGGAGCAAAAACTTGTGGAGTGGGTGCTGAAATATCGGCTCAAATTATGGAACATTGTATGGCAGATTTACTAGCTCCTGTGCAAAGAGTTACGGGATATGATACGGTTATGCCTTATTTCCAACTTGAAAAACAGTACATACCTAGCATTGCACGTATTAAAAACACTGTTATGAGTATAATGGAGTAA
- a CDS encoding dihydrolipoamide acetyltransferase family protein has protein sequence MNIFNLPDLGEGLPDAEIHEWFVKEGDTVKADQPLVSMETAKAVVDVPCPQSGTIAKLYGKPGDVIKTGEPLVAFVSTTEKPADKGTVVGNLEESTDVSEDNFIIGSQRSSHRVKTTPAVRLLAKKLGVDLSSLKGSGDNGVITREDVQNQANINSQPPAGFEHLRGVRRAMLNSMVQSHAEIVPVSIFDEADIHIWKPNTDITVRLIRAIIHASKKEPALNAWFDTKHAARRCFKEVHLGIAMDNEEGLFVPVIHDAEKYSDSELRKIIDEFKESVRNRAVSADKLKGATITLSNFGKFSGRFASPIIVPPMVAILAVGRLYKAAVINDEDKIEAHKMLPLSLSFDHRAITGGEATRFLGAVIESLQQA, from the coding sequence ATGAATATTTTTAATCTACCCGATTTAGGTGAAGGTTTACCTGACGCTGAAATTCATGAATGGTTTGTTAAGGAAGGCGACACAGTTAAAGCAGATCAACCTTTAGTTTCTATGGAAACGGCAAAAGCAGTTGTTGACGTACCCTGCCCTCAATCAGGCACTATCGCAAAACTTTATGGCAAACCAGGTGATGTTATCAAAACAGGTGAGCCTCTTGTAGCGTTTGTTTCAACTACCGAAAAACCTGCAGATAAGGGCACAGTTGTTGGTAATCTGGAGGAAAGTACTGATGTGTCAGAAGATAATTTTATTATTGGAAGTCAGCGTTCTTCTCACCGCGTTAAGACAACACCTGCTGTAAGATTGTTAGCAAAAAAATTAGGAGTTGATTTAAGCTCTTTAAAAGGTAGTGGTGACAATGGTGTTATTACTCGAGAAGATGTTCAAAATCAGGCCAATATCAATTCACAACCACCTGCCGGGTTTGAGCACTTGCGAGGTGTTAGACGAGCCATGCTTAATAGCATGGTACAATCTCATGCAGAAATAGTTCCAGTCAGTATTTTTGATGAAGCAGATATCCATATTTGGAAACCCAACACAGACATTACTGTTCGTTTAATCCGGGCTATTATCCATGCCTCAAAAAAGGAACCTGCTCTTAATGCCTGGTTTGATACCAAACATGCCGCACGTAGATGCTTTAAAGAAGTGCATCTTGGCATTGCCATGGACAATGAGGAAGGTTTGTTTGTTCCTGTTATCCATGATGCAGAAAAATACTCCGACAGTGAATTAAGAAAAATAATTGATGAATTCAAAGAGTCAGTTCGTAATCGGGCGGTTAGTGCAGACAAGCTAAAAGGGGCGACAATTACGTTGTCTAATTTTGGAAAATTTTCAGGACGTTTTGCCAGTCCAATAATTGTTCCTCCAATGGTAGCGATTTTAGCAGTTGGAAGACTTTATAAAGCCGCAGTAATTAATGATGAGGATAAAATTGAAGCCCACAAAATGCTTCCTTTATCCTTGAGCTTTGATCATAGAGCTATTACCGGAGGAGAAGCCACTCGATTTTTAGGTGCTGTTATTGAATCTTTGCAACAAGCATGA
- a CDS encoding mechanosensitive ion channel family protein has protein sequence MAMRIFVMILLFFFSISPTLGDSTLPAIFDVKNANKQFDQINLQLSVQNLNLNNLNKAVETLGELSAQSDECIADIQKKINGVDVLIKQATSTGNDKGADLVYLNNQKHQLAELQSQCRLFSIRAQEAIEAYKSAILQLRQEKTLARTLPLWQLASKIINSSDNTKWINHTKEKFLLQDLPVYLWFCIVAGSFFISILILSKLRQSNVIRRYVKLKKIRWSHITLLALFMMTGSFYGYISLFTAEEQLINSQFLLIKELFWFLCGTLFIVCLFKVKKIKAFFDWYAMDSEFFEILSIVIVAFYFLALSEQRLFDIWEVNKIIVELTRSIFLFLLLGTTAYFTHYFCRSHLHISFVKRHYNFIRYFIFALLSGCAILNINGFYTLAMQLTLSGIFTFFILYITILIGQSINKFYASLSYSQGKLNVIRIFGYKKDQMLTEFYILKVTLKLVIVLLSVYLIGISWGFATDFIDTVYKKLLYGFTLANITIYPTRILFGIIIFCFLYLVSRAISTSISRHQQFENEEETQVAIASILTYVGFSIAVISGLLVAGFNFTGLAIIAGALSVGIGLGLQSIVNNFVSGIILLIEKPIRPGDRINIDGVEGFVKKIRVRSTQILTPVNEDIIIPNSDLITRRVVNYMLTDNYWRVNCEVSVAFGTNLNLVKDILLEIANKHDDVVKSGRNKPVVLFTSFADSALTFQLWCMIKDVNKKSTVKSELNFSIEEAFRKHDISIT, from the coding sequence ATGGCCATGAGAATTTTTGTCATGATTTTGCTTTTCTTTTTTAGTATTTCCCCGACCTTGGGGGATAGCACTTTGCCTGCAATTTTTGATGTCAAAAATGCAAATAAACAATTTGATCAAATCAATCTCCAGTTGTCAGTACAAAATCTTAATTTAAATAACCTGAATAAGGCAGTAGAAACTCTCGGTGAACTGTCCGCGCAATCCGATGAATGTATAGCTGATATACAGAAAAAAATAAATGGAGTGGATGTATTAATCAAACAAGCTACCTCTACAGGGAATGATAAAGGAGCTGATTTAGTCTATCTGAATAATCAAAAGCATCAGTTAGCTGAGTTACAATCTCAATGTCGATTATTCTCAATTCGAGCTCAGGAAGCAATAGAAGCTTATAAAAGTGCTATTTTGCAATTAAGGCAAGAAAAGACTTTGGCGCGTACCTTACCATTATGGCAATTAGCAAGTAAAATTATTAATTCATCTGATAATACCAAATGGATAAATCATACTAAAGAGAAATTTTTACTTCAGGATTTGCCTGTATATCTATGGTTTTGTATTGTTGCAGGAAGCTTTTTTATCTCTATCCTGATCTTGTCAAAATTACGGCAATCCAATGTTATACGCCGTTATGTGAAATTAAAAAAAATTCGCTGGTCTCATATTACACTTTTGGCTTTGTTTATGATGACGGGTTCATTTTATGGCTACATTTCCCTATTTACTGCTGAAGAGCAGCTAATCAATTCTCAATTCCTTTTAATAAAGGAGCTTTTTTGGTTTCTTTGCGGCACATTATTCATTGTTTGTTTATTCAAAGTCAAAAAAATCAAAGCTTTTTTTGATTGGTATGCTATGGATAGTGAATTTTTTGAAATACTAAGCATTGTGATTGTTGCATTTTATTTCCTCGCATTATCAGAACAGAGATTATTTGATATTTGGGAAGTCAATAAGATTATTGTGGAGTTAACTCGCTCCATCTTTCTTTTTTTATTGCTTGGTACAACCGCTTATTTTACTCACTATTTCTGCCGTTCTCATCTGCATATTTCTTTTGTAAAAAGACATTATAATTTTATTCGGTACTTTATTTTTGCACTGCTTTCAGGGTGCGCAATTCTTAATATTAATGGCTTTTATACTTTAGCCATGCAGCTTACTCTATCTGGGATTTTCACATTTTTTATCTTGTATATCACTATTTTAATAGGACAGAGTATTAATAAATTTTATGCTTCATTAAGTTACTCACAAGGTAAATTGAATGTTATACGAATATTCGGATATAAAAAGGATCAGATGCTTACTGAGTTTTATATTCTTAAAGTTACCTTAAAACTTGTTATTGTACTCCTAAGTGTCTATCTTATAGGGATATCCTGGGGTTTTGCTACTGATTTTATTGATACTGTTTATAAGAAATTATTGTATGGCTTTACTCTGGCAAATATTACAATTTATCCAACGCGCATTCTCTTCGGAATCATAATTTTTTGTTTTTTATATTTGGTGTCTCGCGCCATTTCAACTTCAATCAGTCGTCACCAACAGTTCGAAAACGAAGAAGAAACTCAGGTAGCTATTGCTTCCATTTTGACTTATGTTGGATTCAGTATTGCTGTTATTTCAGGCTTACTCGTCGCGGGCTTTAATTTTACTGGACTTGCCATTATCGCTGGAGCACTTTCTGTAGGAATTGGTCTTGGACTGCAAAGCATAGTTAATAATTTTGTATCAGGTATAATTTTGCTTATTGAGAAACCAATAAGACCTGGAGATCGAATTAATATCGATGGTGTTGAAGGATTTGTAAAAAAAATCAGAGTCAGATCAACACAAATTCTCACTCCGGTAAATGAAGATATTATTATTCCAAACTCTGATTTAATTACACGCCGTGTTGTCAATTATATGCTGACAGATAATTATTGGCGTGTTAATTGTGAGGTTAGCGTTGCTTTCGGGACAAACCTGAATCTTGTTAAAGACATCCTTTTGGAGATCGCTAATAAGCATGATGATGTTGTAAAAAGTGGCAGAAACAAACCTGTTGTGTTATTTACCAGTTTTGCCGACAGTGCATTAACTTTTCAACTCTGGTGTATGATTAAAGATGTAAATAAAAAATCGACAGTCAAAAGTGAATTAAATTTCTCTATTGAGGAGGCTTTTCGCAAGCATGACATTTCAATAACATAG
- a CDS encoding FAD-dependent oxidoreductase codes for MIKKIHRWLPLLVLIGLLVLFFSLHLDKYLSFNALRENHALLIAWTQTHYFIAPLIFIVFYTTAVAISIPGAVLLTLTGGFLFGVFWGVLFVVISATLGATILFFAVRTALGDWFAQKASGWIERMRQGFQHNAFSYLVTLRLIPLFPFWAVNIVPALLNIRAKTFITATFIGIIPGTTVYVMVGNGLSQIFAANQTPNLGIIFELQILGPLLALAVLSLMPVLYQFSTRKHQNHHSFSDISRVINCDLAIIGGGAGGLSLASGCSQLGLKVVLVESGKMGGDCLNYGCIPSKSLLAAAKTFYYAKHATHFGVHTEAIKINFQQVMQHVHQIIDNISEHDSVQRFESLGVQVIKQVGKFLNPDTLQAGDSIIKAKRFVVATGSSPFIPPIPGLDAVSYFTNETIFDLKEQPEHLIVIGGGPIGCELAQAFAMLGSKVTLLEGLNLLPKDDPDCVAVLRTQMKSMSIVIHEQIEITQINSHPDTGISVCFEFQNTQFTITASHLLIATGRRANVKPLDLEKAGVKLTSKGVEVNKYLQTSNKKIYALGDVTGLYQFTHMASYQASIVLRNIVFKLPSKVDYRAIPWVTYTDPELAHVGIGVSDALKHPDAQIIEWPFVDNDRAQTERSLNGKIKIITDKKARILGVTIVGPHAGELILPWVMAIREKKNLRSFTDVIVPYPTLSEISKRVAGSFYAPKLFSNKTRMLVRWLQKIG; via the coding sequence ATGATTAAAAAAATACATCGTTGGTTGCCTTTGCTTGTATTAATCGGGCTATTGGTGCTTTTCTTCAGCCTACACCTTGATAAATACTTAAGTTTTAATGCGTTAAGAGAAAATCATGCTTTACTCATTGCGTGGACCCAAACTCATTATTTTATTGCGCCACTGATTTTTATTGTTTTTTATACCACTGCTGTAGCCATCTCTATTCCAGGAGCAGTTCTTCTTACTTTAACTGGAGGATTTTTATTCGGAGTATTCTGGGGCGTGTTATTTGTAGTCATCAGCGCTACGCTTGGGGCCACCATACTGTTTTTTGCCGTTCGCACTGCTTTGGGCGACTGGTTTGCCCAAAAGGCATCTGGATGGATAGAGCGTATGCGTCAGGGATTTCAGCATAATGCTTTTTCTTATTTAGTTACACTGCGATTAATTCCATTATTTCCCTTTTGGGCAGTTAATATTGTACCGGCTCTTTTAAACATTCGAGCAAAAACATTCATTACAGCGACTTTTATTGGCATCATTCCAGGAACAACAGTATATGTAATGGTTGGAAATGGTTTAAGCCAAATATTTGCAGCCAATCAGACGCCTAATCTTGGGATCATATTTGAACTGCAAATATTAGGTCCACTGCTCGCGTTGGCTGTTCTCTCTCTAATGCCAGTTCTTTATCAATTCTCAACTCGCAAGCATCAGAATCATCACAGTTTCTCAGATATTAGTCGAGTAATAAATTGTGATTTAGCCATTATAGGTGGTGGTGCCGGAGGTTTGAGTTTAGCTTCCGGTTGTTCACAGTTAGGACTCAAAGTTGTTTTGGTGGAATCAGGGAAAATGGGAGGAGACTGTTTAAATTACGGTTGTATCCCATCCAAATCCTTACTTGCTGCAGCCAAGACGTTTTATTATGCAAAACATGCAACACATTTTGGAGTACATACTGAAGCAATAAAAATTAATTTTCAACAAGTAATGCAACATGTGCATCAAATCATAGACAACATTTCTGAACACGATTCTGTCCAACGTTTTGAGTCGCTAGGAGTGCAGGTCATTAAACAAGTTGGGAAATTTTTAAACCCTGATACCTTACAAGCTGGCGATAGCATTATTAAAGCGAAACGCTTCGTGGTTGCAACAGGTTCATCACCATTTATCCCACCCATTCCCGGATTGGATGCAGTCTCCTACTTCACCAATGAAACGATTTTTGATTTAAAGGAACAACCTGAGCACTTGATTGTCATCGGTGGTGGCCCTATTGGTTGTGAACTTGCTCAAGCGTTCGCCATGCTCGGTTCTAAAGTTACTCTGCTCGAAGGATTGAATCTTCTTCCCAAGGACGATCCTGATTGTGTTGCTGTCCTACGCACACAGATGAAATCGATGAGTATTGTCATTCATGAACAAATCGAGATTACGCAAATAAACTCTCATCCTGATACGGGTATCTCCGTATGTTTTGAATTTCAAAACACACAATTCACAATTACAGCCAGTCATCTGCTCATTGCAACTGGGCGTCGGGCGAATGTAAAGCCTCTTGATTTGGAAAAAGCAGGGGTTAAACTCACCAGCAAAGGTGTCGAAGTAAATAAATACCTACAAACCAGTAATAAAAAAATCTATGCTCTGGGTGATGTAACAGGGCTTTACCAGTTTACTCATATGGCGAGTTATCAGGCCAGTATAGTGCTTCGTAATATTGTTTTTAAACTACCGTCTAAAGTGGATTATAGAGCGATTCCATGGGTCACTTATACTGATCCCGAATTAGCTCATGTTGGAATAGGAGTCAGTGATGCCTTGAAGCACCCTGATGCCCAAATAATCGAATGGCCATTTGTCGATAATGATCGAGCACAAACTGAACGCTCGTTAAATGGAAAAATAAAAATCATCACGGACAAGAAAGCAAGGATCCTTGGAGTCACCATAGTTGGCCCACATGCCGGAGAACTCATTTTACCTTGGGTTATGGCGATTCGTGAGAAAAAAAACCTCCGAAGTTTTACTGATGTAATCGTTCCTTACCCTACTCTGAGTGAAATCAGCAAACGAGTTGCTGGTAGTTTTTATGCACCTAAATTATTTTCCAATAAAACACGAATGTTAGTTCGCT